A stretch of Lysinibacillus agricola DNA encodes these proteins:
- a CDS encoding DnaD domain-containing protein: MSTNNNRLRTWTEQRMIQIPQLFFQFYKELNIEDEEALIVMHLLAFHMEGNDFPTPNDLKNRLTMPDNDITSRLQRLMQKGFLEITSDVDTSGKLYEKYSVYPLWERIMQIIEMKEHQKSAAAVRQEEGEIFRLFEEEMGRLLSPLELEKIGSWLDEDKHSPALIKEALKEAVFAGKLSIRYIDRILLEWKKKNITTPQAAQKQSEKFREKQTFNRPPVRTMQQETQSTNKVPFYNWLEERE, translated from the coding sequence ATGAGCACAAATAATAATCGACTCCGTACATGGACTGAGCAGAGAATGATTCAAATTCCTCAGCTATTTTTTCAGTTTTATAAGGAGTTAAATATAGAGGATGAAGAGGCGCTGATTGTCATGCATTTACTGGCGTTCCATATGGAGGGCAATGATTTTCCAACACCTAATGATCTGAAGAATCGTCTCACAATGCCTGACAATGACATTACTTCACGTCTACAGCGATTAATGCAAAAAGGCTTCCTTGAAATTACTAGCGACGTCGATACAAGTGGCAAGCTATATGAAAAATATTCGGTATACCCACTTTGGGAGCGTATTATGCAGATTATTGAAATGAAGGAGCATCAAAAATCAGCAGCAGCAGTTCGACAAGAAGAGGGTGAGATATTCCGATTATTTGAAGAGGAAATGGGACGTCTTTTATCTCCTTTAGAGCTAGAAAAAATCGGTTCTTGGTTAGATGAGGATAAGCACAGTCCAGCGCTTATTAAGGAAGCGCTGAAGGAGGCTGTGTTTGCTGGCAAGCTGAGTATTCGTTATATTGATCGAATATTGCTGGAGTGGAAAAAGAAAAATATAACGACACCACAGGCTGCACAAAAACAAAGTGAGAAGTTCCGTGAAAAACAAACTTTTAACAGACCGCCAGTCCGTACAATGCAACAAGAGACGCAGTCGACAAATAAAGTACCATTTTATAATTGGTTAGAAGAAAGAGAATAG
- the nth gene encoding endonuclease III, whose translation MLTKKQWEHCLAEMDRMFPDAHCELVHDNPFELTIATLLSAQCTDVLVNKVTKTLFQKYKKPEDYLAVSLEELQQDIRSIGLYRNKAKNIQALCQRLLEEYNGEIPASREALVTLPGVGRKTANVVLSVAFNIPALAVDTHVERVSKRLGLCRWKDSVLEVEETIMKKTPMDKWSKTHHQLIFFGRYHCKAQNPSCHTCPLLNDCREGQKRLKKGLVKEA comes from the coding sequence ATGTTAACAAAAAAACAATGGGAGCATTGTCTAGCGGAAATGGATCGTATGTTTCCTGATGCACATTGTGAGCTAGTGCATGACAATCCGTTTGAGCTAACTATTGCGACGTTATTATCAGCACAGTGTACGGATGTACTTGTAAATAAGGTAACGAAAACATTGTTTCAAAAGTATAAAAAGCCAGAAGATTATTTAGCTGTATCATTAGAGGAGCTGCAACAGGACATTCGCTCCATCGGCTTGTATCGAAATAAAGCGAAGAATATTCAAGCGCTATGTCAGCGACTGCTGGAAGAATACAACGGCGAAATACCAGCAAGTCGAGAAGCACTAGTCACACTGCCTGGTGTTGGTCGTAAAACCGCTAACGTTGTGCTGTCTGTAGCTTTCAATATTCCTGCGCTTGCAGTGGATACACATGTAGAACGCGTGTCTAAACGATTAGGGCTTTGTCGCTGGAAAGATTCAGTGCTAGAAGTTGAAGAAACGATTATGAAAAAAACACCGATGGACAAGTGGTCGAAAACACATCATCAACTAATTTTCTTCGGTCGTTATCATTGTAAAGCTCAAAATCCTAGCTGTCACACATGCCCTTTACTGAATGATTGTAGAGAAGGACAGAAGCGTTTGAAAAAAGGGCTGGTGAAGGAAGCATGA
- a CDS encoding YpoC family protein, with protein sequence MNVEAIAKDKIDAWFEEWTVLEANIHAAHDARNGEAKGLMEEAIFLFERLVQEAGDEVLPINGVERLTFIKAKPSQYACYRQLDELFKETKKRAARLRLQAAKS encoded by the coding sequence ATGAATGTAGAAGCAATCGCGAAGGATAAAATTGATGCTTGGTTTGAAGAGTGGACAGTACTAGAAGCTAACATTCATGCAGCTCATGATGCAAGGAATGGAGAAGCAAAAGGATTAATGGAAGAGGCAATTTTCTTGTTTGAACGTTTAGTGCAAGAAGCAGGCGATGAAGTATTGCCCATTAATGGTGTCGAACGATTGACCTTTATAAAAGCAAAGCCTAGCCAATATGCTTGTTATCGTCAGCTTGATGAATTATTTAAGGAAACAAAAAAGCGAGCAGCACGGCTACGCTTGCAGGCTGCAAAAAGCTAA
- a CDS encoding penicillin-binding protein 1A, whose translation MTERRPTRGEHQKALAQKNKKSAPKPSKKKWFKRITLTLVAIVAACFIGGAGLFAYYASTAPELDEDLLKDPVSSEFYDINGDRFATIGAENRKYIKYEDIPEDMINAILATEDVRFFKHHGMDFYRLGGAVLANLRDGFGAQGASTLTQQVVKNSFLQNEKKLKRKAQEAWLAFQLERKYSKEEIFEMYFNKMLMSGRVYGFGTAAQYFYGKELKDLDLAEEALLAGLVQRPNAYNPLKNPELAEKRRNTVLGLMYQHGKITKAEMEEAKKVDVQVGLADDATRQKFAGSKYDAFLDVVINELEDNGDGTAMAEGIKVYTTLDPKAQQIVENIMNDDSNFPTENIQSGAAVIDTKTGQIQAIGGGRNYGAERGWSYAYDLHHQPGSTMKPLIDYGPAIENLKWSTGQTLVDEPMTYTNSKQNITNWDNKYMGAITARKALYASRNVPAVKALQEVGIDKAKEFIGRLGINAKNIYESDAIGGGDITMSPTQMAASFAAFGNNGVYTDPYSITKIVYRDGKTTKDYTPESNVAMSDYTAYMVTDMLRDVVGNKPDASGTYANVPGLDIAGKTGTTNYAAADFSKHNLPDTSVPDSWFAGYTTNYSIAIWSGYEKHFDPITTWDERRLPQYLFKEIMEEISANVETPRFKKPSSVVEATIEVGSKPLKLASNFTPSEKRQTELFVRGTEPKEVSNEYAMPELSTPYNVSASLDLEGESINISWEHDAMLDPETDEPLPTTFEVSAKREGGETIPLGKTESKGLTVSNTLEDGNYTISVVAVVDGTRSKPGTTSFQVTGIADEDLEPDTPDEPDIEEPTAPDEDDNNENNGNHNGNGNENNGNNNNNNNGNGNNNGNENNGNTENNGNPPGNNGNNNGSQPPTTPTEPVVPPTGDGENTE comes from the coding sequence ATGACTGAACGTCGTCCAACTCGCGGTGAGCATCAAAAGGCTCTCGCTCAAAAAAATAAAAAAAGCGCTCCGAAACCATCGAAGAAAAAATGGTTCAAGCGCATTACTCTAACACTTGTAGCAATTGTAGCTGCATGTTTTATTGGAGGTGCTGGGTTATTCGCTTATTATGCAAGTACCGCACCTGAACTAGATGAAGACTTACTGAAAGATCCCGTTTCTTCTGAGTTCTATGATATAAATGGTGATCGATTTGCAACAATTGGTGCAGAAAACCGTAAATATATAAAATATGAAGACATACCTGAGGATATGATTAACGCAATCCTTGCAACAGAAGATGTGCGCTTTTTCAAGCACCATGGTATGGATTTTTATCGTCTTGGTGGGGCAGTACTTGCTAACCTCCGTGATGGCTTCGGGGCACAAGGAGCCTCTACATTAACACAGCAAGTTGTTAAAAACTCATTTTTACAAAACGAGAAAAAATTAAAACGTAAGGCACAAGAAGCTTGGCTAGCCTTCCAATTAGAACGTAAATATTCAAAAGAAGAAATTTTTGAAATGTACTTTAACAAAATGCTAATGTCAGGTCGTGTTTATGGCTTCGGAACAGCAGCCCAATATTTCTACGGGAAAGAACTAAAAGATTTAGATTTAGCTGAAGAAGCATTACTTGCAGGTTTAGTCCAACGTCCAAATGCTTACAATCCATTAAAAAATCCTGAACTTGCAGAAAAACGTCGTAATACCGTTCTAGGATTAATGTATCAACACGGTAAAATTACAAAAGCTGAGATGGAGGAAGCAAAGAAAGTAGACGTTCAAGTTGGTCTAGCTGACGATGCGACACGTCAAAAATTTGCTGGCTCTAAATACGATGCCTTCCTTGATGTCGTTATTAATGAGCTAGAGGATAACGGTGATGGTACTGCAATGGCAGAAGGTATTAAAGTCTATACAACACTTGATCCGAAAGCACAACAAATTGTCGAAAACATTATGAATGATGACAGTAACTTCCCAACAGAAAACATTCAATCAGGTGCGGCTGTCATTGATACGAAAACTGGTCAAATTCAAGCAATCGGTGGCGGACGCAATTACGGGGCTGAACGCGGTTGGAGCTATGCATATGACTTACATCATCAACCAGGTTCAACAATGAAACCATTAATAGATTATGGACCGGCAATCGAAAATTTAAAATGGTCAACAGGTCAAACACTTGTGGATGAACCTATGACATACACAAATTCGAAGCAAAACATCACGAATTGGGATAATAAATATATGGGTGCTATAACAGCACGTAAAGCTTTATATGCTTCACGTAACGTTCCAGCTGTTAAAGCATTACAAGAAGTTGGTATTGATAAAGCTAAAGAATTTATTGGTCGTTTAGGTATTAATGCTAAAAATATTTATGAATCTGATGCGATCGGTGGTGGGGATATTACGATGTCTCCTACGCAAATGGCTGCTTCTTTTGCAGCATTTGGAAATAATGGTGTTTACACTGATCCTTATTCAATTACAAAAATCGTTTACCGTGACGGTAAAACAACAAAAGACTACACACCAGAGTCTAATGTAGCAATGAGCGATTATACAGCTTATATGGTAACAGATATGTTACGTGATGTTGTCGGCAATAAGCCGGATGCATCAGGTACTTACGCCAATGTACCTGGATTAGATATCGCAGGCAAAACAGGTACAACGAACTACGCAGCTGCTGATTTTAGCAAGCATAATTTACCGGATACAAGTGTACCAGATTCATGGTTTGCTGGGTACACAACAAACTATTCAATCGCTATTTGGAGTGGTTATGAAAAACATTTTGATCCAATTACTACTTGGGATGAGCGTCGTTTACCACAATATTTATTTAAAGAAATTATGGAAGAGATTTCGGCGAACGTTGAAACACCACGCTTCAAAAAACCAAGTTCAGTAGTGGAAGCTACAATTGAAGTAGGATCGAAGCCACTTAAATTAGCAAGTAACTTTACTCCAAGTGAGAAACGTCAAACAGAGCTATTTGTACGTGGGACAGAGCCTAAAGAAGTTTCAAATGAATACGCAATGCCAGAACTTTCTACACCTTACAATGTAAGTGCAAGCCTTGACCTAGAAGGTGAATCTATCAATATTTCATGGGAGCATGATGCAATGCTTGATCCGGAAACAGATGAACCGTTACCAACAACCTTTGAGGTATCCGCTAAACGAGAAGGTGGAGAGACTATTCCACTCGGTAAAACGGAAAGTAAAGGTTTAACAGTTAGCAACACACTCGAAGATGGCAATTACACGATTTCTGTCGTAGCCGTTGTAGATGGTACACGCAGTAAACCAGGTACAACCTCCTTCCAGGTAACAGGTATAGCTGATGAAGATTTAGAGCCAGATACTCCAGATGAACCTGATATTGAGGAACCAACAGCACCTGATGAAGATGATAATAACGAGAATAACGGTAATCACAACGGCAACGGAAATGAAAACAATGGCAATAATAACAATAACAACAATGGAAATGGCAACAATAACGGGAATGAGAACAACGGCAATACGGAAAATAACGGTAACCCTCCCGGAAACAATGGCAACAACAATGGTAGTCAGCCACCAACAACACCAACTGAACCCGTAGTACCACCGACTGGGGACGGCGAGAATACTGAATAA
- the recU gene encoding Holliday junction resolvase RecU: MTIRYPNGKLYSPNPTVQKTAKKGKDKDFSFSNRGKTLEDEINEANDYYVKRRLAIIHKKPVPVQIVKVEYPSRSAAVIREAYFRTPSTTDYNGVWNGHYIDFDAKETASKTSFPLKNIHLHQMTHMQQVTEQNGVAFIIVRFSAFERYFIVPYDVLQKAWLAMENGDRKSIPFSTIEKEAFEIPYSYYPRIDYLPIIQQLIIAKSHGSESEEIVE; the protein is encoded by the coding sequence GTGACAATTCGTTATCCGAACGGGAAATTGTATTCCCCTAATCCAACTGTTCAAAAAACAGCAAAAAAGGGAAAGGACAAGGATTTTTCTTTTAGTAATCGAGGGAAAACACTAGAAGATGAAATTAATGAAGCAAATGACTATTATGTAAAAAGACGACTTGCTATCATTCATAAGAAACCTGTTCCCGTGCAAATCGTCAAAGTAGAGTACCCATCACGAAGCGCTGCAGTTATTCGTGAGGCTTATTTCCGAACGCCTTCGACAACAGATTACAATGGTGTTTGGAACGGGCATTATATTGATTTTGATGCAAAGGAAACTGCTTCAAAGACCAGTTTTCCCCTAAAGAATATTCACTTACATCAAATGACACATATGCAGCAAGTGACGGAACAAAATGGTGTGGCTTTTATTATCGTTCGTTTCTCAGCTTTTGAACGATATTTTATTGTGCCATACGATGTTTTACAAAAGGCCTGGCTAGCGATGGAAAACGGTGATCGTAAATCGATACCCTTTTCAACAATTGAAAAGGAAGCTTTTGAAATTCCCTACAGCTATTATCCGCGTATCGATTATTTACCTATTATCCAACAGCTCATTATAGCAAAAAGCCATGGTTCTGAAAGTGAGGAGATAGTAGAATGA
- a CDS encoding YppE family protein: MLLIQQTSILIDECEKCVSRFWQMREEDRTPDFFAEVKPYADDIHQLLKEWQQEANMWIRKNRPKYMHTQQIASVVESMEQFVVQSFYKETSKKRFLDAIHSTSYTLNIFERLVKEVQTDVIEKKDH; encoded by the coding sequence TTGTTATTAATACAGCAAACGTCCATATTAATAGATGAATGTGAAAAATGTGTTTCACGCTTCTGGCAAATGCGCGAGGAGGATCGTACTCCAGACTTTTTTGCGGAGGTTAAGCCATATGCTGATGACATTCACCAGCTTTTAAAGGAATGGCAGCAAGAGGCGAATATGTGGATTCGAAAAAATCGACCAAAATATATGCATACACAACAAATTGCTTCAGTGGTGGAATCGATGGAGCAATTTGTTGTGCAATCCTTTTATAAGGAAACAAGTAAAAAGCGTTTTCTAGATGCAATTCATTCTACCTCCTATACATTAAATATTTTTGAGCGGTTAGTGAAGGAGGTACAAACGGATGTTATCGAAAAAAAGGACCATTAG
- a CDS encoding DEAD/DEAH box helicase, which translates to MLSKKRTISELLNEWRYDEELKEHILHWQTLDGREAKYAPFPENLHPSLVKALQTRGIEQLYTHQRQAFDLAMNGASFTAVTPTASGKSYCYHLPVLQKILEDKNARAIYLFPTKALAQDQKNDLNELIEQSGEEILSYTYDGDTAPGIRQKVRKAGHIVMTNPDMLHSGILPHHTKWVSLFENLQYIVIDELHTYKGVFGSHVAHVIRRLKRICEFYGSKPVFICTSATIKNPKELAEALTNDSHALIAESGAPVGKKTFLFYNPPIVHKTFGVRRSAVLEVSDLAKRLYIAGIQTIIFAKSRVRVEMIVTYLKELTRNKLLDESVRGYRGGYLPSERRVIERGLRDGTIQTVVSTNALELGVDIGQLQACIMTGYPGNIASAWQQAGRAGRRQDEALIIYVAQSSALDQYVVNHPLFLLGSAPEEARIYPENMLILMDHLKCAAFELPFSTHDTYGEYEIQELLEYLAEEGVVFKTSEKWHWMSDRFPAHDISLRSASQENVVIIDMTIPAQTKVIGEMDRHSAMTLLHEEAIYLHQGIQFQVEKLDWEEKKAFVREVDVDYYTDANLAVEMKVLEEDRSRDYNGGIISFGDVGLVAQATIFKKIRFGTHDNIGSGPIHLPPDEMHTSSSWLSFDNTTQWSEAELTDAMAGVAYAMNAFIPIFIQCDSSDVAVVPQVKATHNELPTFFVYDKYPGGIGLSEKVFDLWEDLLTKTQEHVAGCPCESGCPSCIGAQDSLQQAKKKVVELLRILN; encoded by the coding sequence ATGTTATCGAAAAAAAGGACCATTAGTGAACTGTTAAACGAGTGGAGATATGACGAGGAATTGAAGGAACACATTTTACACTGGCAAACGCTTGACGGGCGTGAGGCTAAATATGCACCTTTTCCGGAAAATTTGCATCCTTCACTTGTAAAGGCTCTGCAAACAAGAGGAATAGAACAACTGTATACCCATCAACGTCAGGCATTTGATTTGGCCATGAATGGCGCATCCTTTACTGCTGTTACACCAACAGCGTCTGGTAAATCGTATTGCTATCATTTACCGGTACTTCAAAAAATATTAGAAGATAAAAATGCGCGTGCTATTTATTTATTTCCAACGAAAGCTTTAGCACAGGATCAAAAAAATGATTTAAATGAATTAATTGAACAAAGTGGTGAGGAGATTTTAAGCTATACGTATGATGGGGATACAGCGCCTGGCATTCGCCAAAAAGTTCGTAAGGCAGGGCATATCGTGATGACAAACCCTGATATGCTTCATTCAGGGATTTTGCCACATCATACGAAATGGGTTTCACTATTTGAAAATTTGCAGTATATCGTCATTGATGAGTTACATACATATAAAGGTGTGTTTGGTTCACATGTTGCGCATGTTATTCGAAGGTTAAAGCGAATCTGTGAATTTTATGGCAGTAAGCCGGTTTTCATTTGTACATCTGCAACCATTAAAAATCCCAAAGAGCTAGCAGAAGCTCTAACGAATGACAGTCATGCTTTAATAGCTGAATCCGGAGCGCCAGTTGGGAAAAAGACATTTCTTTTTTATAATCCACCCATCGTCCACAAAACATTTGGCGTGCGTCGAAGTGCTGTTTTGGAGGTGAGTGACCTCGCCAAAAGATTATATATAGCAGGTATTCAAACTATTATTTTTGCTAAAAGTCGTGTACGTGTAGAGATGATTGTGACGTATTTAAAGGAGCTTACACGCAATAAGCTTCTTGACGAATCGGTGCGCGGTTATCGTGGAGGTTATCTGCCTTCTGAGCGACGTGTTATTGAACGAGGGCTTCGTGACGGTACTATACAAACAGTTGTTAGTACAAATGCGCTTGAATTAGGCGTCGATATTGGCCAATTACAAGCATGTATCATGACAGGTTACCCTGGAAATATTGCAAGTGCCTGGCAGCAAGCGGGTCGCGCTGGGCGTCGTCAGGACGAGGCGCTAATCATTTATGTAGCGCAATCATCAGCACTTGACCAGTACGTGGTGAACCATCCGCTTTTTTTACTTGGCAGTGCACCTGAAGAAGCGCGTATTTATCCTGAAAATATGTTAATTTTAATGGATCATTTGAAATGTGCAGCGTTTGAGCTCCCATTTTCCACGCATGATACGTATGGTGAATATGAGATTCAGGAACTGCTTGAATATTTAGCGGAGGAAGGCGTTGTTTTTAAAACGAGTGAGAAGTGGCATTGGATGAGTGACCGTTTTCCTGCACATGATATTAGTCTTCGTTCTGCTTCGCAAGAAAATGTTGTAATAATAGATATGACTATCCCTGCACAAACAAAGGTAATTGGTGAAATGGATCGCCATAGTGCGATGACATTGCTACATGAAGAGGCTATTTATTTGCATCAAGGCATTCAATTTCAAGTAGAAAAGCTTGATTGGGAAGAAAAGAAAGCATTTGTACGAGAAGTAGATGTCGATTACTATACGGACGCGAATTTAGCAGTTGAGATGAAAGTGTTAGAGGAAGACCGGAGTAGAGATTACAATGGTGGCATTATTAGCTTCGGTGATGTTGGCTTAGTCGCACAGGCTACGATATTTAAAAAAATACGCTTTGGCACACACGATAATATCGGTTCGGGCCCTATTCATCTACCACCAGATGAAATGCATACAAGCTCATCGTGGTTATCTTTCGATAATACGACTCAGTGGTCGGAGGCGGAGCTTACAGATGCCATGGCTGGAGTTGCTTATGCGATGAACGCTTTTATTCCAATATTCATTCAATGTGACAGTAGTGATGTAGCGGTTGTTCCACAAGTAAAGGCGACACATAATGAATTGCCAACGTTTTTTGTTTATGATAAATATCCTGGTGGTATCGGATTAAGTGAAAAGGTATTCGATTTATGGGAAGATTTGTTGACTAAGACACAGGAGCATGTGGCTGGCTGTCCTTGTGAATCAGGCTGTCCATCATGTATAGGAGCTCAAGATAGTTTGCAACAGGCGAAGAAAAAAGTAGTAGAGCTACTTAGAATTTTAAATTAG